A segment of the Streptomyces pactum genome:
GAGTCCCAGCTCGTCGCCGAGCACAACGCGTTCACCCTGCCGGACGGCGTCAGCCCCGCGAAGGTGCTGAAGCGGTGGAACGACTCGCCGCTCACCGCCGCCCACAACCGCGTCAACGGCCGCGCCGCCGACCTGATCGCCGCGCACAACGCGGAGAACCCGGACACGCCCCTGCGGTCCGGCGCGGGCTGGACGCCCACCCTGCGCACCAAGGTCCTCCCGGCCTGGGCGGTTCCCTTCATCGTCGACCACGGCGCGGGCGCCGGCCGCCTGCGCTGACGCCCACCCCGAACCGGGGGGCCGGGGCGCCCGCACCGCCCCGGCCCCCCGTCCCTCCCCCCGGTCCCTCCACACTCCGAAGGAGCACCCGCATGCACCGACCCGCCCTGTCCCGCAGAGGCTTCCTCCTGACGACCGCGGGCGCGGGCGCCGCCCTCGCTCTCACGGCCGGCCCCGCCGTCGCCGGCACCCGACCGCGCCCGCGCCCGTTCGGCCGGTACGGCTCACCGGCCGCCCGCCGCACCCCCAGGACCCTGTACGTCGACCCGCACGGCCGCGGTGACTTCACCTCCGTCCAGGCCGCCGTCACCGCCGCCGAGGGCCCCGGCTGGACGCTCGTCCTGGCCCCCGGCACCTACCGCGAGACGGTCTTCGTCGACGCCGACCGCACCGAGGCGACCTGGATCGGCGCCTGCGAGGACCCGCGCGACGTCGTCATCGTCTACGACAACGCGGCCGGCACCCCCAAGCCGGACGGCTCCGGCAACCACGGCACCAGCGGCTCGGCCACCACCACCGTGCGGGCCGACGGCTTCACCGCCCACCGGATCACCTTCGCCAACGACTGGCTGCGCGCCGACCACCCCGACTTCAGCGGCACCCAGGCCGTCGCGATCAAGGTCCAGGGCGACCGGTCGGCGTTCCACCACTGCCGCTTCCTCGGCCACCAGGACACCCTCTACGCCGACTCCCGCGACCGCGGTCTCTTCGCCCGCCAGTACTACGCCCACTGCTACGTCGAGGGCGACGTCGACTTCGTCTTCGGGCGGGCGACGGCCGTCTACGAGCGCTGCCACTTCCGTACCCTGGTCCGCACCGACCTGTCCGGCGCCCCCCACGGCTTCGTGTTCGCGCCGTCCACGGTCGGCGAGAACCCGCGCGGCTACCTCGTCACGCACGGCCGCGTCAGCAGCGAGGCCCCCGACGGCTACTACAAGCTGGCCCGCCCCTGGGTGCCCAGCTCCGACACCACCGCCCGCCCGATGCTCACCGTGCGCGAGACCCACCTCGGCGCGGGCATCGACGCGGCCGCGCCCTACGCCAACATGCGGGACGCCCACCCCTGGCAGGAGCAGCGGTTCCGGGAGTACCGCAACACCGGCCCCGGCGCCGCGATCACCGTCCCCGAGAACCGGCCCCAGCTCACCCGCGCCGAGGCCGCGTCGCACACCCGCAAGGCGTACCTGGGCGACTGGCGGCCGTATGACCGCCGGTGCTGACCTGCCGGACGACCCGGCCGGGCGCCCGTACGGCGCGCTGCCCGGCTTCCACCCGGCGCTCAAGGACGAACTGGTCTTCCCGCTCGCCTGGGGCAGTTCACCGGTCCGGGACTTCGGGGCGTGGCGGCGGACGGCCCGCGCGACGGTCGAGGAGCACCTCCTCGTCGACCGTCAGGACGGCACGCCGTACGCCCCGGAGTTCGCCGCCCGCTCGGACGGCGACGGGTACACGCGGGAGCTGGTCACCCTCTCCCTCACCCGCTACGGACGGGTCCGCGGCGCCCTGCTCACCCCGCACGGCGCCGGGCCCTTCCCGGCCGTCCTGCTCCTGCACGACCACGGTTCCCGCTTCGACATCGGCAAGGAGAAGGCGGTCCGGCCCTGGTACGACGACACCCGGCTCGCCGCCGCCGGGCAGTGGGCGGACCGGCACTTCGACGGGCGCTTCCTCGGTGACGAGCTGGCCCGGCGCGGGTACGTGGTCTTCTGTGCGGACGCCCTGGGCTGGGGCGACCGCGAACCGCTCACCTACGAGCGGCAGCAGGCCCTCGCCAGTGGCCTCTTCCACCTCGGCAGCTCGCTCGCCGGGCTCCTGGCCCGCGAGGACCAGCGCGCCGCCGGCTTCCTGGCCGGGCTGGACCGGGTGGACGCCCGGCGGATCGCGGCCGCCGGCTTCTCCATGGGCGGCTACCGCGCCTGGCAGACCGCAGCCCTCAGCGACGACGTCGCCGCCGCGGTGAGCGTGTGCTGGATGACCGGTCTGAAGCAGATGCTGGTGGCCGGCGACAACAGCCTGCGCGGGCAGTCGGCGTTCCACATGCTCCACCCCGGCCTCGCCCGGCACCTCGACATCCCCGACGTGGCGAGCATCGCCGCACCGAAGCCGATGCTGTTCCTCGGCGGTGCGCGGGACCACCTGTTCACCGCCGAGGGCGTCCGCACCGCCTACGAGAGGCTGCGCGCCGTCTGGCACTCCCGCGGCGCCGCCGACCGGCTGCGCACCGAGACCTGGCCGGACGTCGGGCACGCCTTCCCGTGGCGCATGCAGGAGGAGGCCTTCGCCTGGCTGGAGTCGGTCACCGCCGCACCCGGCTGAGCGGCTCCGCGGCCGGCACCACCGCCTCGACCGTCCAGGTGCGCCTGGTGCCGTCCGCGGCCGTCACCGTGTAGGTCCGCGGCTCGCGGAAGTCGCGGCGCGTGCCGGACCTCGGGCTGACCGTCGCGCCCTCGCCGGCCCACAGCTTCGGGGCGAGGCCGCGCAGGTTCGTCCGGGGCCCCATCGGCAGGACGACCCTGCTCGTCTCCTCGCTGACGATCGCGTACCCCTGCTGCCCGCGTGCCGTGGCGTCCACGAGCGAGGCGGGGCTCGCCGGGTAGGCACCCAGCAGCCGGTCGTACTCCGCCCGCGTCACCGGGATCACCGTGCCGTGCCGCGGGCTGGCGGGCAACTGGTAGCCGGTGGACGGCGTCCACTCGCCCGAGTCGAGGTCGGTGGTCTCGAAGGGGAGGTATCCCCGGCCGCCGTACTCGTCGACGAACAGGTACCACTTCTTCTCGGTGTTGGACCTGAACACCGTCGGTCCCTCGCCGCGGTCCATCGCGCCGCGGCCGATGCAGTCCGCGACGAAGTCGTACGACGTGTCGGTCAGGGACGTCGACTTCTCGCCGGTGATGAACTTCGAGCAGGGCGATCCGGAGGACGGGTCGCGCTCGTCCTTGGTGTAGCGGTAGTACGTGCCGTCGTGCTCGACGACCGTGGAGTCGATGACCGAGTAGCCCGGGTCGTTCCAGATCCTCGGCTCGCTGAAGGTGCGGAAGTCCTTCGTGGTCGCGTACAGCATCCTGTTGTACGTCGAACCGGTGTGGTCCGGGTCGTCCTCGGCGTACAGCTTGGACGCCCAGAAGACGACGTACGCGTCGAGCTCGTCGTCCCAGTAGGCCTCCGGCGCCCAGGTGTTGCCGGCGTTGTCCGGGGACACCTCCGCCAGGCGCTGGTCGGTCCAGTGGACCAGGTCGGTGGACTCCCACACCATGATCGACTTGCTGCCGTGCCGCTGGACCTCGTCCCAACTGCCGCTGCTGTTGCGGTACATCCGCAGGTCGGTGGCGATCATGTAGAACCTGTCGCCCTCGGGCGAGCGGATCACGAACGGGTCGCGCAGTCCCTTCTCGCCGATCGTGGACGTCAGCACCGGCTCGCCCGCGTTCAGTTCGCGCCAGTGCAGGGCGTCGTTGCCGCGGCTGAGGGCGTAGCGGATCTGTTCACCGTCGGCGGTGCCCTCGCCGGTGAAGTAGGCGAAGAGATACCCCGCGTACTTCGGGGACTCGGCGGGGCTCGCGGGCGGTGCGCCCGGATGCGCGGCGCCCGGCGGGGCGGCGAGCAGGGCGAGGAGGAGAGCGAGGAAGGGGACCAGAAGCGTGCGGCGAGCGGTGTGGCGGCGCATGACACTTCCTGGGGGAGTATGAGGGATTCTGTTGGACGGTGTGCCCTCGGAGTGTCACCACTGGGAGTCGGGGCGTCAACGGGACGGCGAGGGCCGAAACTTTCGGGCCTTCGCGGTTCGCTGACGGCGGACCCCGGCAGGAGAACGCCCCCGCCGGTCGTCACCGGCGGGGGCGTTCGACGGGCCGGCCGAGTGGGGGCTCGGACGGCACACACCGGTCCGGGGGGCGGACCGGTGGATCAGGGTGCGCCCGGGGCGGTCACTCGTAGGTGATGTCCGAGCCGGTGAAGTCGCACGTCTTGCCGTACGGGCCGACCGGGGACAGCTCCTCGGGCTCGTCGCCGGAGTCGTTGCCCTCGAACCGGACACAGGTCTCGATCTTCTTCTTGCCGTCGCCGTGGATGCGGATGTTGCGCAGGGCCGCCGTGTCGCCGTAGTTCTGGTTGACGCCGACGATCGACTTGCCGGGCGCGGTGATGTCCACGTCGTTGATGATGATCGTGCGCTTGTACTGCTTGCCGCAGTTGCCGCAGGAGCGGACCAGCTTGCCGAAGTTCTCGACCTGGAACTTCGAGACGACGAGCTTGCCCGCGCCGTTGAACTGGAGCACCTTGTCGTCGGCGTTCCTCGCGCCGCCGCCGTACACCTTGTACACCGCCGAGGGCGAGGTGCCCTTGAAGCTGGCGGCGTCCTCGCCGACGTCCAGCCACCACACGTTCTGCAGGGTGCAGGAGCCCTTGCAGTGGACGCCGTCGGCGGCCGGGGTGCCGATGACGACGTTCTTCAGGACGGCGCCGTCCGCCAGCTCGAAGACCGGGTCCTGGCCCTCGTCCTGGCCGTCGCCGCCCAGGGCGCCGGTGCCGTAGAACTTCTTCATCCCGCCGTCGTACGTCCCCTTGACCGGGATCGTCGACGAGACGGGCTTGCTGCCGGTGTCCGTGGGCCAGGACGACGCGGCACCCGCGGTGGACAGCATCGTCGTGGTGACGATCGCCGCTCCGGTGAGGCCGAAGGCGGTGGCTCCGGCGATCACGGCCCGCCGCTTGGTGACCCGGCGGCGGTGGCGGACGCGCTGTTCGGCTCGTGCAGTCATGCCCATGTTCCTTGCGTGGGGAGAGGATCTGTGCGCTTCCTGGTCGCCACCGGGGGAGAAAGGGTTGCCGCGTCTTCAGAGGTTTTTCACGGACCGCCGTCACCGGCCGCCGTCACGAGCCGCCGTCGCGGGGCGCGAAGTCGCCCCGCACCGAGAGCCGTTCGGAGGTGGCGGTGGCCGTGGCCGTCGCGGTGTAGCGGTCGCCGCCCGCGTCCCGGCCGCCGCGTTCGTGGTTGTACTGGCCGGCGAACATCCACTCGCCCGCCGGGACCGTACGGCCCTGCTTGAGCGTCCACCGGTGGACGAGGAAACCGTCCCGCTCCTCCACCGTGAACGTGAAGTCCTCCTCCGGCAGCGACCGCCAGGCGCCGGTGGACGTGACCCCGCCCGTCTGCGCCACCCTGAGCTCGACGGTGAGCGCGGTCAGCGGCTCACCGGTCTTGAGGGTGACGTTGCTCTGCGCCCAGAAGTCGTTGCTGTGCGGGTCCACCGAACCGTCCGACCACAGCGGGCCGTCCTCGACGGCGGAGGCGGGCGGCCGGGCGGTCCCGGTCGCGGTCGCGGTCGGCGGCCGGGAGGACGCGGGGGCGTCGGGCGTCCCGGACCCGGAAGCGGTGCCGGACGGCGGGGCGGGCGGCCGGGCCGGGGTGCCGTCCGGTGACGGTGTGGGGGTCGGGGAGGTGGCGACCGAGCGCTGCGGGGGAGCGTCGTCCTTCACCGCGGACGCGACCGCGTAGCCGCCGACCGCGAGGACTCCCGCCACCGCGGCCGTGGCACCGGCCACCCGCGCCCAGCCCAGCAGCGGCGGACGCGTCGCCCGGTGCTGCGCGAGGCGGTCCTGGTCCTGGCCCGCCATGCCGCGCTCGACCCGGGCCAGGATGCGCGCCCGGTCGGGCTCGTGCGCCCCGGCCGCCTCGTGCAGCTTGGCGCGCAGCTCCTCGTCCCGGTCCCGCTGCCCGGTCATCGGTTCCTTCCCGCGGCCTCGCCGCTGCGCGCGATCGCCGCGTGCACCTGCTTCGGAGCCGCCTGTGTCCCGAGCAACCGCTGCAGTTCGGCCATTCCCTTCGACGTCTGGCTCTTCACCGTACCCACCGAGACGCCCAGGGCGAGCGCCGTGTCCTTCTCGGAGAGGTCGAACGCGTGCCGCAGCACCACGCACGCCCGCTTGCGGAACGGCAGCCCGCGCAGCGCCTCCCGGACGTCCACCACACCCGCGACGTCCGGATTCTCCGTCCTCTCCTCGCGCTGCGACCAGAACAGGGCGATCCGCCTGCGCTCCCTCACGGCGGTGCGGACGCGGGTGCGGGCGAGGTTGGCGACGACACCGCGCGCGTACGCCGCCGGATGGTCGGCCGCGCGGACCCGGTCCCAGCGGTGCCACAGGGCCAGCAACGCGTCCGCCGCGAGGTCGTCGGCGGCGTCCGGTTCGCCGGTCAGCAGATGGGCCAGCCGGGAGAGTTCGGCGTAGTGGCGCTCGAAGAAGGCGTGGAACTCCACGGAGGCGGCGTCGTCGACGACTGTCCCCACGGGCGGACTCTCCTCGCAGCGGCTTCCCCGGCGTCGAACAGCCGTGCGCCGGGCCGGAATCCGGAACTGTAGCAGCGTTCGACGCACCGACTGTGCGGTGCGTCGAACGCCGTATGGCAGACCGAACCCGCCGAGGGTCTCAGCCGGCGCCGTCGTCGCACTAGCCCTTGAGGGCCGCCTCCATCATCGCCTTGGCCACGGGGGCCGCCAGGCCGTTGCCGCTGACCTCGGAACGGGCCGCGTCGGACTGCTCGATGATGACCGCCACGGCGACCTCCTTGTCCGACGCGTCGGACTTGGCGTACGAGGTGAACCAGGCGTACGGGGTCTTGCTGTTGTTCTCGCCGTGCTGGGCGGTGCCCGTCTTGCCGCCCACGGTCGCGCCGGGGATCTGCGCGTTCGTCCCCGTGCCCTTGTCGACGACGGTCTCCATGGCCGACTGCAACTGCTCGGCGGTGGAGGAGCTGACGATCCGCTTCGAGTCCGGGTCGGTGTGGTCCTCCAGGACGTCGCCGCCGCTGTCGGTGATCTGCGACACCATGTGCGGGGAGACCAGCTCGCCACCGTTGGCGAGCGCCGCCGACACCATCGCCATCTGCAGCGGGGTCGCCGTCACGTCGAACTGGCCGATGCCCGTCAGGGCCGTCGAGGACTTGTTCATGTCCTTCGGGTACACGCTCGTGTAGGCCCGCACCGGCACGTCCTGCGACGCGTCGTTGAAGCCGAACTTCTCCGCCATCGCCCGCAGTTCGTCCTGGCCGAGATCGACGGCCATCTTCGCGAAGACGTTGTTGCACGAGTACTGCAGCGCGGTACGGATCGTGGCGTCCTCGCAGGGCGCGTTCGGGTTCTCGTTCGTCAGGTCCGTCACGGTGCCCGGCAGGGTGTACGGGTCCGGGCTGTCGGTCTTCTCGTCCACCGACCCGTACAGCCCGTCCTCCAGCGCGGCGGCGGCCACGACCAGCTTGAACGTGGAGCCCGGCGGCAGCGGCTGGCGCAGCGCGCGGTTGGTCAGCGGCTTGTCCGGGTCGCTGGTCAATCTCTCCCAGGCCGCACCGGCGGTGTTGGCGTCGGTCAGCGACGTCGGGTCGTAGGAGGGGGTCGACACGACCGACAGGATCCTGCCCGTCTTCGGGTCGATCGCGACGGCGGCGCCCTTGGTCTCGCCCAGCGCCTCGAAGCCGGCCTTCTGCACGTCCGGATCGATCGTCGTCACCACGTTGCCGGGCTCGGCCCGCGTACCGGTGATCGTGTCCATCACGGTCTTCAGCCGCGGGTCGGTGCCGTTGAGCACGTCCTGGTAGATGCCCTCCAACTGCGTCGGCGCGTACGCCTGCGAGGCGTAACCCGTCACCGCCGCGTACAGCCTGCCGTTCTCGTACGTTCGCTTGTAGGCGAGGTCACCGCCCTCCGTCGGCGCCGAGCCGGTGATCGACCGGCCGGCCACGATGATGTTCCCGAGCGGCTCCGCGTAGGTCTCGATCGCGTTCCGCCGGTTTTCCTTGTCGTCCGCGAGTGCCCGGCCCTCGTAGAACTGCACCCAGGTCGCCCTGATCAGCAGAGCGAACACCAGGAGCAGCGTGAAGACCGATGCGCGCCTGATCGTCTTGTTCATCCCGCTGGGAGGACGAACGGGACGGAGCGAATCGTTCCGTGCGCCCCGATTTCTCATCTTCCGTTCATGAAGCCGGCGTCACGAGACCGGCTTGGTGAAACCCGCCTCGTAGGCCCGGATGACGGCCTGGGTGCGGTCCCGGGCGCCGGTCTTCGCCAGCACCGACGCCACATGGGTCTTCACCGTGGCCGGCCCCACCCGCATGCGCCCGGCGATCTCCGCGTTGGTCAGCCCGGTCGCCATCAGGCGCAGCACCTCGCCCTCGCGTTCCGTGAGCCGCGCCACCCAGGCGGGTGCGGCGGGGTGGGCGCGCGCGTGCTCGGCCGCCAGCGTCCGCACCGCCGACGGGAACAGCAGGGTGTCGCTGTGCGCCACCAGCCGTACGGCCCGGACGAGCGTGTCGGCGTCGGCGCGCTTGAGCAGGAAACCGGCGG
Coding sequences within it:
- a CDS encoding pectinesterase family protein, which gives rise to MHRPALSRRGFLLTTAGAGAALALTAGPAVAGTRPRPRPFGRYGSPAARRTPRTLYVDPHGRGDFTSVQAAVTAAEGPGWTLVLAPGTYRETVFVDADRTEATWIGACEDPRDVVIVYDNAAGTPKPDGSGNHGTSGSATTTVRADGFTAHRITFANDWLRADHPDFSGTQAVAIKVQGDRSAFHHCRFLGHQDTLYADSRDRGLFARQYYAHCYVEGDVDFVFGRATAVYERCHFRTLVRTDLSGAPHGFVFAPSTVGENPRGYLVTHGRVSSEAPDGYYKLARPWVPSSDTTARPMLTVRETHLGAGIDAAAPYANMRDAHPWQEQRFREYRNTGPGAAITVPENRPQLTRAEAASHTRKAYLGDWRPYDRRC
- a CDS encoding dienelactone hydrolase family protein yields the protein MTAGADLPDDPAGRPYGALPGFHPALKDELVFPLAWGSSPVRDFGAWRRTARATVEEHLLVDRQDGTPYAPEFAARSDGDGYTRELVTLSLTRYGRVRGALLTPHGAGPFPAVLLLHDHGSRFDIGKEKAVRPWYDDTRLAAAGQWADRHFDGRFLGDELARRGYVVFCADALGWGDREPLTYERQQALASGLFHLGSSLAGLLAREDQRAAGFLAGLDRVDARRIAAAGFSMGGYRAWQTAALSDDVAAAVSVCWMTGLKQMLVAGDNSLRGQSAFHMLHPGLARHLDIPDVASIAAPKPMLFLGGARDHLFTAEGVRTAYERLRAVWHSRGAADRLRTETWPDVGHAFPWRMQEEAFAWLESVTAAPG
- a CDS encoding pectate lyase, which produces MTARAEQRVRHRRRVTKRRAVIAGATAFGLTGAAIVTTTMLSTAGAASSWPTDTGSKPVSSTIPVKGTYDGGMKKFYGTGALGGDGQDEGQDPVFELADGAVLKNVVIGTPAADGVHCKGSCTLQNVWWLDVGEDAASFKGTSPSAVYKVYGGGARNADDKVLQFNGAGKLVVSKFQVENFGKLVRSCGNCGKQYKRTIIINDVDITAPGKSIVGVNQNYGDTAALRNIRIHGDGKKKIETCVRFEGNDSGDEPEELSPVGPYGKTCDFTGSDITYE
- a CDS encoding SigE family RNA polymerase sigma factor; its protein translation is MGTVVDDAASVEFHAFFERHYAELSRLAHLLTGEPDAADDLAADALLALWHRWDRVRAADHPAAYARGVVANLARTRVRTAVRERRRIALFWSQREERTENPDVAGVVDVREALRGLPFRKRACVVLRHAFDLSEKDTALALGVSVGTVKSQTSKGMAELQRLLGTQAAPKQVHAAIARSGEAAGRNR
- a CDS encoding peptidoglycan D,D-transpeptidase FtsI family protein gives rise to the protein MNKTIRRASVFTLLLVFALLIRATWVQFYEGRALADDKENRRNAIETYAEPLGNIIVAGRSITGSAPTEGGDLAYKRTYENGRLYAAVTGYASQAYAPTQLEGIYQDVLNGTDPRLKTVMDTITGTRAEPGNVVTTIDPDVQKAGFEALGETKGAAVAIDPKTGRILSVVSTPSYDPTSLTDANTAGAAWERLTSDPDKPLTNRALRQPLPPGSTFKLVVAAAALEDGLYGSVDEKTDSPDPYTLPGTVTDLTNENPNAPCEDATIRTALQYSCNNVFAKMAVDLGQDELRAMAEKFGFNDASQDVPVRAYTSVYPKDMNKSSTALTGIGQFDVTATPLQMAMVSAALANGGELVSPHMVSQITDSGGDVLEDHTDPDSKRIVSSSTAEQLQSAMETVVDKGTGTNAQIPGATVGGKTGTAQHGENNSKTPYAWFTSYAKSDASDKEVAVAVIIEQSDAARSEVSGNGLAAPVAKAMMEAALKG
- a CDS encoding response regulator transcription factor codes for the protein MTRPAIRVVLADDERMVRTALRAILSAEPDLEVAGEAATGAEAVSLVRETRPDVVLMDVRMPEVDGIRATEQILATLDAPPRIVVVTTFENDSYVYDALRAGAAGFLLKRADADTLVRAVRLVAHSDTLLFPSAVRTLAAEHARAHPAAPAWVARLTEREGEVLRLMATGLTNAEIAGRMRVGPATVKTHVASVLAKTGARDRTQAVIRAYEAGFTKPVS